A DNA window from Rossellomorea marisflavi contains the following coding sequences:
- a CDS encoding LPXTG cell wall anchor domain-containing protein translates to MRILQAMLASVLSVVLFLGVPVAGIPSGHAEAATSTDVSLAEINKTIEGAANHILDNGVSSEWEAIGLAAAGYPVPDAYFQNHFSQSVDSQVINPSRYAKITDIERHVIAAAAIGLDPLSVNGTDLIEKIYNSHDVSPGNDTMTLQGNNGPIFALIALDSQQFEVPSDAKWTRQKLIDELLKQQNEDGSWSLSAYMSGPSYDITAMALIALAPYTSQGNVKKAVDGALSFLSAEQQSSGGFDDPFVGGTSSEATSQVIIALTSNGIDPTSKAFTKGSNNLVTHLLSFKSEDGGFMHVSPGNSNGMATEQALQALVAYQKFLKGEGKLYSFPKPLEPEPPTAMPDPTLTIKGVEDGQIVTTPEMTVTAEAKDGEGNALVVDAKLNDQALEGNKSGEFVLSLKEGKNVLIVSAQDQNEKVVSKKVTIQYKKEAKDEDPPKLLDQVTLKPVWKDGKGTIEMDSISNLKAGGDIIIEIPDDSVTIVFPDESMSVMVNKEATLHLESSQVKMKTELKGFSKKEAEFSIQRMEGMKEALSNVYDFTIKQDGESIHDVKDAVELSFAVKEEEVDSTSTAVYFYNSDTEKWDHVGGDYADGWFNVQPDHLSTFAVFNSAPTGTEEEEKTNEPEKTQDEGKTGSSPKENKKDDTVVPAANPSSGKKLPNTGVNEWYLPVAGGLLLLTGLSIYFWGARKKRKMEIKG, encoded by the coding sequence GTGAGAATACTTCAAGCAATGTTGGCAAGTGTATTGAGCGTTGTGTTGTTTTTGGGTGTGCCGGTTGCGGGGATTCCGTCTGGACACGCAGAGGCAGCGACAAGTACGGATGTTTCGCTGGCTGAGATCAATAAAACCATTGAAGGTGCTGCGAATCACATTCTGGACAACGGAGTAAGTAGTGAGTGGGAAGCCATAGGACTTGCGGCAGCGGGATATCCAGTGCCGGATGCCTATTTTCAGAATCATTTCAGTCAATCGGTGGATAGCCAGGTCATCAACCCATCGAGATACGCTAAGATTACGGATATTGAACGCCACGTGATTGCGGCGGCGGCCATCGGTTTGGATCCATTGTCTGTCAACGGGACGGACTTGATTGAAAAGATCTACAACAGTCATGATGTGTCACCAGGGAATGACACGATGACCCTTCAAGGGAATAACGGACCGATCTTCGCCTTGATCGCGTTGGACAGCCAACAGTTCGAGGTGCCATCAGATGCCAAGTGGACACGTCAAAAGCTGATTGATGAGCTTTTGAAGCAGCAGAATGAGGATGGAAGCTGGTCCCTCAGTGCATACATGTCGGGCCCGAGCTATGATATCACGGCCATGGCCTTGATTGCCTTGGCACCCTATACATCCCAGGGGAATGTGAAGAAAGCGGTAGATGGTGCGCTCTCATTTCTATCTGCAGAACAGCAATCAAGCGGAGGATTCGACGATCCATTTGTCGGGGGGACTTCAAGTGAAGCCACTTCCCAGGTGATCATTGCCCTGACGTCGAACGGGATTGATCCGACGTCAAAGGCATTCACGAAAGGATCCAATAATCTCGTCACCCACCTTCTGAGCTTCAAGTCGGAGGATGGCGGATTTATGCATGTCAGTCCAGGCAATTCCAACGGGATGGCGACCGAGCAAGCCCTGCAGGCCCTCGTCGCGTATCAGAAATTCTTAAAGGGGGAGGGGAAGCTTTATTCATTCCCTAAACCATTGGAGCCGGAACCACCGACGGCCATGCCTGATCCGACCCTCACGATAAAAGGGGTAGAAGATGGCCAGATTGTCACAACGCCAGAAATGACGGTCACGGCTGAGGCAAAGGATGGAGAAGGAAACGCCTTGGTAGTCGACGCGAAGTTGAATGATCAAGCCCTTGAAGGTAACAAATCGGGCGAGTTCGTCCTTTCGTTAAAAGAGGGGAAGAATGTTCTCATTGTCAGCGCACAAGATCAGAATGAAAAAGTGGTGTCAAAGAAAGTGACGATACAGTACAAAAAAGAAGCCAAAGATGAGGATCCGCCAAAGCTGCTGGACCAGGTGACCCTAAAGCCTGTATGGAAAGATGGAAAAGGCACGATCGAGATGGATAGTATCAGCAACCTGAAGGCAGGGGGAGATATCATCATCGAGATCCCGGACGATTCGGTTACCATCGTCTTCCCGGATGAAAGCATGAGTGTGATGGTCAATAAAGAGGCGACGCTTCACTTGGAATCATCTCAAGTGAAAATGAAGACTGAATTGAAAGGGTTCTCAAAAAAAGAAGCTGAATTCTCCATCCAGCGCATGGAAGGCATGAAGGAAGCTCTTAGTAACGTGTACGACTTTACCATCAAACAGGATGGGGAAAGCATTCATGATGTGAAAGATGCCGTAGAACTGTCCTTCGCCGTCAAGGAAGAAGAGGTGGACAGCACATCTACCGCCGTTTACTTCTATAATTCAGATACGGAAAAGTGGGACCATGTCGGAGGGGACTATGCCGATGGGTGGTTCAATGTACAACCTGATCACCTGAGCACATTTGCTGTGTTCAACTCCGCACCAACGGGAACGGAAGAGGAAGAGAAAACAAATGAACCAGAAAAAACACAGGATGAGGGAAAAACGGGCTCGTCTCCAAAGGAAAACAAGAAAGACGATACTGTTGTACCGGCAGCCAACCCTTCTTCGGGGAAAAAGCTCCCCAATACTGGCGTGAACGAATGGTATCTTCCAGTCGCGGGAGGGCTCCTTCTACTCACGGGCCTCTCGATCTATTTCTGGGGTGCACGGAAGAAGAGGAAGATGGAGATAAAAGGTTAG
- a CDS encoding GNAT family N-acetyltransferase has protein sequence MIRLSYTLRKRTDQDIQEFITWRYEGNYSFYDNPIQEEKVNGFLESGNREGFYSVIDREGRLAGNCEFFQVGDETEDIMGVGIQMKPALTGKGEGRRFFHSIIEEGRRKLGYNHLELAVVDFNTRAIRVYERAGFVQKDEFQNNIRGEEYRFIIMEKDW, from the coding sequence GTGATACGTTTGAGCTATACGTTAAGAAAAAGGACAGACCAAGACATCCAAGAGTTCATCACGTGGAGGTATGAAGGCAACTATTCGTTCTATGATAATCCGATTCAAGAGGAGAAGGTGAACGGATTTCTTGAGAGCGGTAATCGGGAAGGATTTTATTCGGTCATTGACCGGGAGGGGAGATTGGCAGGGAACTGTGAGTTTTTCCAGGTCGGAGATGAAACGGAGGATATCATGGGAGTTGGGATACAGATGAAACCGGCACTGACAGGGAAGGGTGAGGGGAGGAGGTTTTTCCATTCCATCATCGAAGAGGGAAGAAGGAAACTCGGTTATAACCATCTGGAGTTGGCTGTGGTGGACTTTAATACCCGTGCCATCAGGGTGTATGAACGTGCGGGATTTGTACAAAAAGATGAATTTCAGAACAACATTAGAGGGGAGGAGTATAGGTTCATCATCATGGAAAAAGATTGGTGA
- a CDS encoding CD3324 family protein, protein MSHKRAKDVLPDELIAIIQGYVDGEYVYIPRKSGSERSWGEQSGARKTLDERNKEICERFKCGWKKEQLAAAYHLSLKSIERIVYKRE, encoded by the coding sequence ATGAGCCATAAGCGGGCAAAGGATGTTTTACCGGATGAATTGATTGCCATCATTCAGGGCTATGTGGATGGTGAGTATGTATACATCCCGAGAAAAAGCGGCAGCGAGCGATCCTGGGGAGAGCAGAGCGGAGCCAGGAAGACTCTGGATGAGAGAAATAAGGAAATCTGTGAGAGGTTTAAGTGTGGGTGGAAGAAGGAGCAGCTTGCTGCTGCCTACCATCTTTCCCTGAAAAGCATTGAACGGATTGTTTATAAACGAGAATAG
- a CDS encoding aminopeptidase: MVKGIISDPQLKKYAELAVRAGVNLQKDQLLIIYSDIQHAGFARLIQTAAYEAGASNVVIDWKDEQSTKEFYIHAADRFIDHIPDWQAARFKEWDDEGAAYIHIISENVFEDVSAERIHRFQKASRTKLKDYYSKVRSHKVRWCLIAVPYVAWAAKVFPNLSKEEALQSLWELIVSGARADGESPIDDWREHHRAFESRKKFLNESRFEALHFTNKRGTDLVVGLAKNHVFIGGAVTDEQGIPFFPNIPTEEIFTAPHKNRVNGKLVGTKPLIYGGNIIEDFHLIFTEGRITDYYAANGQEALQHLIETDEGSHYLGEIALVSTKAPLAQANTLFYKTLFDENTACHIGIGDASPSTIIDGLHKSEHELKDAGLNTSLLSVNVTFGTDDMEVVGVKEGREIPVMEGGKFNF; encoded by the coding sequence ATGGTTAAAGGGATTATAAGCGACCCACAATTGAAAAAGTACGCAGAACTTGCTGTAAGAGCCGGTGTGAATCTCCAAAAGGATCAGTTATTGATTATTTATAGTGATATCCAACATGCTGGGTTTGCTCGTCTGATCCAAACGGCAGCCTACGAGGCAGGTGCCTCGAATGTAGTGATTGATTGGAAGGATGAACAGTCTACCAAAGAGTTTTACATACATGCAGCAGATCGTTTCATCGATCACATTCCCGATTGGCAGGCTGCCCGTTTTAAAGAATGGGATGATGAAGGGGCTGCTTACATTCATATTATTTCTGAAAATGTCTTTGAAGACGTTTCTGCTGAAAGGATTCATCGTTTCCAAAAAGCGTCACGTACAAAATTGAAGGATTATTACAGCAAAGTCAGATCCCACAAGGTCCGGTGGTGTCTTATAGCTGTCCCGTACGTTGCTTGGGCAGCCAAAGTATTCCCCAACCTGAGTAAAGAAGAAGCTTTACAATCATTATGGGAATTGATTGTAAGTGGAGCTAGGGCAGACGGGGAGAGTCCCATTGATGATTGGAGAGAACACCACAGAGCCTTCGAGTCTCGAAAAAAATTCCTGAACGAGAGCCGATTTGAAGCGCTGCATTTTACAAATAAACGTGGAACTGATTTAGTAGTGGGTCTAGCCAAAAATCATGTTTTTATCGGTGGGGCTGTCACAGATGAACAAGGGATCCCTTTCTTTCCGAACATCCCTACAGAAGAAATATTTACTGCTCCACACAAAAATAGGGTGAATGGCAAACTGGTAGGGACTAAACCTCTTATCTATGGTGGGAATATCATAGAAGACTTTCATCTGATTTTTACAGAAGGCCGAATTACCGACTATTATGCCGCGAATGGACAAGAAGCGTTGCAACATCTCATCGAAACGGATGAAGGCTCACATTATCTAGGGGAAATTGCGTTGGTTTCGACTAAAGCACCTCTTGCTCAGGCTAATACGCTCTTTTACAAGACCTTGTTTGATGAAAATACGGCCTGTCATATTGGAATCGGGGATGCATCTCCCTCCACGATCATAGATGGCCTTCACAAATCTGAGCATGAATTAAAGGATGCGGGTCTGAATACTTCTCTCTTGTCCGTCAATGTAACCTTTGGTACTGACGATATGGAGGTAGTGGGAGTGAAAGAAGGAAGGGAAATCCCAGTAATGGAGGGTGGTAAGTTTAACTTCTAG
- a CDS encoding nucleoside-triphosphatase yields MNSTFFLLSGKPRIGKSTLIKQIIHEIGVDRCGGFYTEEVTNFDDRIGFRCVSMDGESVDIANVESRSATRVGRYGVNVKEFDLFAEDILQVALRTKDIIVIDEIGYMQMFSHSFKKNVQDIFSGNKVVLGTIPLNRHPEMNIINNLQEANIITVDELNRDKIAEWLVREVLNVID; encoded by the coding sequence ATGAATTCCACATTTTTTTTACTCTCGGGAAAGCCGAGAATAGGCAAATCAACGTTGATCAAACAAATCATTCATGAAATCGGCGTCGATCGTTGTGGAGGCTTCTATACAGAAGAAGTGACCAACTTCGATGATCGGATAGGTTTCCGGTGTGTATCGATGGATGGAGAAAGTGTAGATATTGCCAACGTAGAAAGTCGCAGCGCAACCAGGGTTGGAAGGTATGGTGTTAATGTAAAGGAGTTTGATCTGTTTGCCGAAGATATTTTACAAGTGGCGCTTCGTACCAAGGACATCATCGTGATTGATGAGATCGGGTATATGCAGATGTTCTCTCATTCATTTAAGAAAAACGTTCAAGACATTTTTTCAGGAAACAAGGTGGTACTTGGGACGATTCCTTTAAACCGTCATCCTGAAATGAATATCATAAACAATCTTCAAGAAGCAAACATCATAACAGTAGATGAACTCAATCGGGACAAGATCGCAGAATGGTTAGTAAGAGAAGTGTTGAACGTTATAGATTGA
- the smpB gene encoding SsrA-binding protein SmpB translates to MPKGEGKLIAQNKKARHDFAVEETFEAGIVLQGTEIKSIRGGRVNLKDSFARIRNGEVYVYNMHVSPYEQGNRYNHDPLRTRKLLLHRRQINKLIGETKEAGYSLVPLKLYIKNGVAKLLIGLARGKKKYDKREDLKRKEANRSIQRELAQRQKGNY, encoded by the coding sequence ATGCCAAAGGGAGAAGGCAAGCTCATTGCCCAGAATAAAAAAGCCCGCCATGACTTCGCTGTCGAAGAGACCTTCGAAGCAGGCATCGTCCTCCAGGGGACGGAAATCAAATCGATCCGCGGCGGCCGCGTCAACTTGAAGGATTCCTTCGCCCGTATCCGAAACGGAGAAGTATACGTCTACAACATGCACGTATCACCGTACGAGCAAGGAAACCGGTACAATCATGATCCGCTCCGTACGAGGAAGCTCCTCCTGCACCGCAGGCAGATCAATAAGCTCATCGGTGAAACAAAAGAAGCAGGATATTCACTCGTCCCGTTGAAGCTGTACATCAAAAACGGCGTCGCCAAGCTCCTCATCGGCCTTGCACGCGGTAAGAAGAAATATGACAAACGTGAAGATCTGAAGCGCAAGGAAGCCAACCGCTCGATCCAGCGCGAGCTCGCCCAAAGGCAAAAAGGGAATTACTGA
- the rnr gene encoding ribonuclease R — protein MDENIKGHVDKLLSYMKEEAYKPLTVQELEEAFGIEGSGNFKDFVKALVVMEEKGLVVRTRSNRYGLPEKMNLVRGKVSAHAKGFAFVIPEEQGMDDIFIPPNETSNAMHGDIVLVRVSAASSGSRREGTIVRIVERGVDQIVGTFTESKHFGFVIPDDKKFASDIFIPKSAQKGATEGHKVVVKLTAYPEGRKSAEGEVIEILGHKNDPGVDILSIIHKHGITVEFPEEVMEQTNQVPDEINPSELENRRDLRDQTIVTIDGADAKDLDDAVTVTKLDNGNYKLGVHIADVTYYVKESSPIDEEAFDRGTSVYLVDRVIPMIPHRLSNGICSLNPKVDRLTLSCDMEITPSGEVVKHEIFQSVIKTAERMTYSDVNKILVDKDEELRSKYEPLVPMFEDMEKLAQILRTKREKRGAIDFDFKEAKVLVNEEGEPTEVVMRERSVAEKLIEEFMLAANETVAEHFHWMEVPFIYRIHEDPKEDKLMRFFEFITNFGLIVKGSANSIHPRALQEIIDDVQGKAEEMVVSTMMLRSMQQAKYDPESLGHFGLATEFYTHFTSPIRRYPDLIVHRLIRTYLIEGKVDQATRDKWGAQMGNIAQHTSSRERRAVDAERETDELKKAEYMEDKVGEEYDGIISSVTNFGLFVELPNTIEGLVHVSYMTDDYYRFDERQLAMIGERTANVYRIGDEITVRVVNVNKDERAIDFEIVGMKGTRRRDDKARSFRPERKGKPTSKPGKKPADKDKKEGGEWSTRPPKNNKKKKKNKKFFDNAPKSKRKKKK, from the coding sequence ATGGACGAAAATATTAAAGGGCATGTGGATAAGCTCCTTTCTTACATGAAGGAAGAAGCCTACAAGCCATTGACGGTACAAGAGCTGGAGGAAGCATTCGGAATCGAGGGGTCAGGGAACTTCAAGGATTTCGTCAAGGCGCTTGTCGTCATGGAAGAGAAGGGATTGGTGGTGCGTACAAGAAGCAACCGCTACGGTCTTCCTGAAAAAATGAATCTGGTAAGAGGGAAAGTATCGGCACATGCCAAGGGCTTCGCCTTTGTCATCCCGGAAGAGCAGGGGATGGATGATATCTTCATCCCGCCGAATGAAACAAGCAATGCGATGCACGGGGATATCGTCCTCGTACGGGTATCGGCTGCTTCATCGGGCTCAAGACGCGAAGGGACCATCGTCCGCATCGTCGAGCGCGGTGTCGATCAGATTGTCGGGACATTCACCGAAAGCAAACATTTCGGCTTTGTCATCCCTGATGATAAGAAGTTCGCAAGTGACATCTTCATCCCGAAATCCGCCCAGAAGGGTGCGACGGAAGGACATAAGGTCGTCGTGAAGCTGACGGCTTATCCGGAAGGACGCAAGAGCGCAGAAGGGGAAGTCATTGAAATACTCGGTCATAAAAATGATCCGGGCGTCGATATCCTTTCCATCATCCATAAGCATGGCATCACCGTCGAGTTCCCTGAAGAAGTCATGGAGCAGACGAATCAAGTGCCTGATGAAATCAACCCATCCGAGCTTGAGAACCGCCGCGATTTGCGCGATCAAACGATCGTCACCATTGACGGGGCCGACGCAAAGGACCTCGATGATGCCGTCACGGTCACGAAGCTCGACAACGGAAACTACAAGCTCGGCGTACATATCGCCGATGTTACCTACTATGTGAAAGAAAGCTCACCGATCGATGAGGAAGCATTCGATCGTGGTACATCCGTCTACCTCGTGGACCGGGTTATCCCGATGATCCCTCACCGACTGTCGAACGGTATCTGTTCACTGAACCCGAAAGTCGACCGCCTGACGCTTTCATGTGATATGGAGATCACACCTAGCGGGGAAGTCGTGAAGCATGAGATCTTCCAGAGTGTGATCAAGACTGCTGAGCGGATGACCTACTCAGACGTCAACAAGATCCTTGTGGACAAAGATGAAGAGCTGAGAAGCAAGTACGAGCCACTCGTCCCGATGTTTGAGGACATGGAGAAACTTGCTCAGATCCTTCGCACGAAGCGTGAGAAGCGCGGTGCCATCGACTTCGATTTCAAAGAAGCGAAGGTGCTCGTGAACGAAGAAGGCGAGCCGACGGAAGTCGTCATGCGCGAGCGTTCCGTTGCCGAAAAGCTCATCGAGGAATTCATGCTGGCAGCGAATGAAACTGTCGCAGAACACTTCCACTGGATGGAAGTACCGTTCATCTATCGTATCCATGAAGATCCGAAGGAAGATAAGCTTATGCGTTTCTTCGAGTTCATCACGAACTTCGGACTCATCGTGAAAGGCTCGGCGAACTCGATCCATCCTCGTGCCCTCCAGGAAATCATCGATGATGTCCAGGGGAAAGCGGAGGAGATGGTCGTCTCCACGATGATGCTGCGCTCCATGCAACAGGCGAAGTACGATCCGGAAAGCCTTGGTCACTTCGGGCTGGCAACGGAGTTCTATACCCACTTTACCTCGCCGATCCGCCGTTATCCGGATCTGATCGTCCACCGATTGATCAGGACATACTTGATTGAAGGAAAGGTCGACCAAGCGACGCGCGACAAATGGGGAGCACAGATGGGGAACATCGCCCAGCATACCTCCAGCCGCGAACGCCGTGCCGTCGATGCTGAGCGTGAGACGGATGAGCTGAAGAAAGCAGAGTACATGGAAGACAAGGTCGGGGAAGAGTACGACGGGATCATCAGCTCCGTTACCAACTTCGGACTGTTCGTCGAGCTTCCGAATACAATCGAGGGTCTTGTTCACGTGAGCTACATGACCGACGACTATTACCGGTTCGACGAGCGTCAGCTGGCCATGATCGGAGAGCGTACGGCAAACGTCTACCGCATCGGTGACGAGATCACCGTCCGCGTCGTGAACGTCAACAAGGACGAACGCGCCATTGACTTCGAGATCGTCGGCATGAAAGGGACCCGTCGCCGCGACGACAAAGCCCGCTCATTCCGACCGGAACGTAAAGGCAAACCGACAAGCAAGCCAGGCAAAAAGCCTGCTGATAAAGACAAAAAAGAAGGCGGCGAATGGTCCACACGCCCGCCGAAGAATAATAAGAAGAAAAAGAAGAACAAAAAGTTCTTCGATAATGCTCCAAAAAGCAAACGCAAAAAGAAAAAGTAA